Part of the Candidatus Omnitrophota bacterium genome, CTAAAACCAGCTTCATTTCACGGCTCGCGCCCACTGACGCCAGAGGATTACGCGAGCTGGAAGCGCCGATTATCATTGAAATCGCCGGCATTGTCAAAAGATAAAGTATGACTATAATATCCCCGTAAAAACTTTCCAGGGGCGAAAGCATTGCCTTACCTAATATAACAGCTGCCAGGACAATGCTCAAAAAACCAAGATATGGCGCTAAGATAAACGTCCAACGGCTACTCCTGGGAATTATGGTCTCCTTGCCGAAAAGTTTGACTATATCAATGAAATTCTGATACCATGGCGGGCCAACGCGCCATTGCAGGCGGGCGGAGATCTTACGGTCAAACCAACCTGCCAATAGCCCTACGCATACAGCAGTAAATAAACCCGGGAATATCAGATAATTAAATATAATTTTCATAGTCTACTTCTTTTTTGGCTGCGCTTTTATATCCAGCCTTGACCATTTCCTGGTATGAACAGCCAGATGCTCACCGACAAAATACATATCCTGCTCCAGGTTCTCTTCAACATCCTTAAATTCCACGGCTTTTTTAGGACAGGCGGTAATACATCTAGGAAGCCTTCCCTTCTGACCTACGCAAAAATCGCATTTTGAATCTAAATAAGGAATAAAATCCTGAAAAATGACCCCAAATGGACAAGCCAAAACACATGACTTACAGCTTGTACAACGCATCTTATAACGTTTAATATGCCCGTCGCTGGCGCGTTCCAACGCGTTGTGATAGCAGGAATTAACGCACGGCGCCTGCTCGCAATGCCGGCAGATAGTAGCGAATGTGGCGTACTCCCTTAAATTAGCAATACCGT contains:
- a CDS encoding 4Fe-4S binding protein, with product MTRLFVDLDICSTCKECKVACDYFYHPQNNGIANLREYATFATICRHCEQAPCVNSCYHNALERASDGHIKRYKMRCTSCKSCVLACPFGVIFQDFIPYLDSKCDFCVGQKGRLPRCITACPKKAVEFKDVEENLEQDMYFVGEHLAVHTRKWSRLDIKAQPKKK